Within the Gloeobacter kilaueensis JS1 genome, the region TCGCTCCACTGGGTGGCCGGGAGCAGGATGTGGGCGAACTGGGCCGTCTCGGTCGGGTAGTAGCAATCTTGATAGACCGTAAAGGGGGAACGGGCGAGGGCGCGGCGGGTGCGGTCCAGATCCGGCAGGCTCACCGCCGGGTTGGTGGCGGCGATCCAGAAAAATTCGACCTCGCGGGCCTCAAGGGCCAGGATCATCTCCCAGACCGTCCGTCCGGGCTGGGGAGCGATGCTCCCGGTGGGCAGCTTCCAGGCTTTCTCGACCGCTTCGCGGTGGGCCGGGTCGGCGATGAAGCGATAGCCAGGGAGCAGGTGGGAAAGTCCCCCCGCCTCACGGCCCCCCATCGCGTTCGGCTGGCCGGTGAGCGAAAAAGGGCCGCTGCCGGGGTGGCCAATCTGGCCTGTGAGCAGGTGCAGGTTGATGAGCGCCCGCACCTTCGCCGTGCCCTCGATCGACTGGTTGATGCCCATCGACCAGAGCGAGAGTACCCGCTTCGATGCGGCCCAGAGGCGAGCACAGGCTTCTAACTGTTCGATCGTGATGCCGCAGCGGCGGGCCACCACCTCGGGCGGGTAGTGGCGAATCGTCTCAGCAAAGGCAGCGAAGCCAGTGGTGTGATGGGCAATAAAATCCTCGTCCAGCTGGCCCCAGCCCACCAGCAGGTGGGCGATGCCGTTGAGCAGATCGATGTCGGTGCCCGGCTGCAGCGGTAGGTGCAGATCGGCTGCCTGGGCGGTGATGGTCGCGCGCGGATCGACGACGACGAGGCGCATCGACGGGTTCTGGCGGCGGTGGCGCAGCAGGCGGTTGAAGACGATGGGATGGCACTCGGCGGTGTTGGTGCCAATCAAAAAAGCGCAGTCGGTGCGTTCGAGATCGTCGTAGCAGGCAGGGGGGCCGTCCGAGCCGAGGCTCTGGACGTAGCCCGCCACCGCCGAGGACATGCACAGCCGCGAGTTGCCGTCGAAGTGATTGGAGCCCAGACAGCCTTTGAGCAGTTTCTGGGCAACGTAGTAGTCCTCGGTCGTAAATTGCCCAGAGCCGTACATGCAGATAGCATCCGGCCCGGTGCTCAGTCGCACCTGCTGGAGCCGAGAGGCAATCCGACCCAGCGCCTCGTCCCAGCTTGCGCGGCGAAAAGGTTCGCTAAGGGACTCGCGCACCATCGGATAAAGAAGCCGGTCCTTGTCGATCGATTCGAGGATCGTCGCACCTTTGACGCAGAGCATTCCCTGGCTGGACGGGTGGTCGCGGTCGCCGCGCACCCGGTTGTCGGCGGTGATCTCAAGACCACAGCCCACCCCACAGTAGGGGCAGAGGCTCTTTGCGACGACGTTATTCGGCAAGCACCGGGTCTCCGAAGCGGTCGTACAAGAAGGCGAGGATCTGATTTCTGAGGGTGTAGTAGGCCGGATCTTCGAGAATGTCCGAGCGCGATCGGGGCCGGGGAAAATGCACCTCGAAGACTTCGCCGATCGTGGCGGCGGGGCCGTTGGTCATCATCACGATCCGGTCGGCCATCAAGATCGCCTCGTCGATCTCGTGGGTGACCATCAGCACGGTCGTCCGGTTGGCCTCCCAGATCTTGAGCACCTCCTCCTGCATCTCCTCGCGGGTGAGGGCGTCGAGGGCACCGAACGGTTCATCGAGCAAGAGCACCTTCGGGCGGGTGGCGAGGGCGCGGGCAATCGCTACCCGCTGCTTCTGGCCGCCGGACAGCTCCTGGGGCTTTTTGGCCGCCTTGGCTGCCAGGCCCACCAGTTCCAGGTGCTGCTGGGCAATCGCCCGCCGCTCCGTATCGGAGAGGGAGGGACGGGTCGCCTTGACACCCAGATAGACATTCTCAAAGGCGGTCAGCCAGGGCAGAAGGGCGTAGTTCTGAAAGACCATCATCCGGTCGGGACCGGGTTCGTCCACGTGTTTGCCTTCGAGGATGACGCCGCCTTCGGTGGCGTCGCTCAGGCCCGCGACGATATTGAGCAGGGTCGATTTGCCGCAGCCGGAGTGGCCGAGGATAGCGACAAATTCACCCTCGCGCACCTTGAGGGCGACATCTTTGAGGGCAACAAAGGAACCTCTGGTCGTGGCAAAGGTCTTGGTGATAAAACTCAATTCGAGAAATGCCTGGGTCATAATCGGGGCTCGATGGGCAGTGAAACAACAGATCAAACCGCCGCCGGAAGCTGCGGGTGGGAGATGGCGAAGCTGGCAAGGTAGGCACCGGGGTCCGCCGGATCGAGAATGGCATCCCCCGGCAGGGCCAGAGGCTGGTAGCCGGCTTCGGGAAGGACGATACCCAGCTCGGCGGCGGCCTGGCGGTAAGTGTCCTCGCACCAGACCCGCTCGATGGCCCGCTGCCAGTCCACCGGAAACGGCACCAGCCCCCAGCGGGCCATCTGGGCCAGTATCCAGAGCCGCTCGCTCAGGTTGGTGCTCGCCCCCTCGAAGAGGTTGAAGTCCTCCAGGTGGGCGGTGCGGCCAAAGCCGTAGTCGTAGGAACCAGAAAGGCCCAGGCTCGCGTAGATCGGATCGGCGTTGACAAAGGCTTTTGCCGTTACCAGGGCGATCAACTCCTCGCGGTGGGAGGCGTCGGCGGCCCACCGGCAGGCTTCGAGGAGCGCTTTGGTGAGGGCCAGGTGGGTGCGCGGGTGGGCGTCGGCCCAGCTTTGCCTGAGGATCAACGATTTTTCGGGATGGCCGGACCACAGATCGAGGCTGGTGGCGGGCACAAAGCCCAGTCCTTCGTGGACGGCGCGGGCGTTCCAGGGTTCGCCCGAGCAAAAGCCGTCGATATTTCCGGCGCGCAGGTTGGCGACCATCTGGGGCGGCGGAATGACCACCAGTTCGACGTCGCGATCCGGGTCGATGCCCGCCCCGGCAAGCCAGTGGCGCAAGAGCAGGTTGTGCATCGAATGGGCGGAGACGACCCCCAGCACCGGGCGTCTGGTGCCTGCCAACAATCGGGCAAAGTCCTCGCGGCTGCGCACCCCCTGCTCCCAGTAGCGGCGGTGCAGGGTGATGGCGTTGCCGTTGCGGGTGAGGGGCATCGCGGCGATGAGGGGCACCGCTGCCCGGCGAAAACTGCCCAGACTCTCTCCCAGAGCCATGGGCGTAACGGCCAGGGCAGCGTCCAGCCGCTCCTCGATGAGCCCTTCGTGGATCGCTTTCCAGCCCGGCTCGCGGACGAGCGTTACATTAAGACCCTGCTCGGCAAAGAAACCTTTTTGCTGGGCGACGACGAAGGGCACGCAGTCGGAGAGCGGCACAAAGCCAAGGCTGAGCGCCGTTTTTTCTAAGCTGGTGCTGGCAGAGGTGGCGGGCTGGAGGCGGGGGATGCCGCCCTGGGCTGCTTTTTTCGCTTTGCTCAAAAAGTACAACAGTTCGTTGCGCTGCCGGTAATAGTGGGGGTTGTTGATCACCTCCATGCGGCTGCGGGGCCGGGGCAATTCGACGCCCATCACCTCGGCTACCCGCGCCGCCGGGCCGTTGCTCATCATCACGATTCGATCCGAAAGGAGCAGCGCCTCCTCGACATCGTGGGTGACCATCACCACCGTGATCCGGTGCGCTTCCCAGATTTTTAACAGCTGCTCCTGCAGGCGGCCACGGGTAAGGGCGTCGAGGGCACCGAACGGTTCATCGAGCAGGAGCACCTTCGGGCGGGTGGCGAGGGCGCGGGCGATCCCGACGCGCTGGCGCATTCCACCGGAGATCTGGCCGGGTTTTTTGTCCGCCGCCGCCACGAGTTGCACCAGCTGCAGGTGCTCCTCGACAATCTGCTTCTGCTCTTCGGCCCCCCGTTCGCCGTGGACGGCCCGTACGGCGAGGGCGATATTCTGGCGCACCGTGAGCCAGGGCAACAGCGAGTGGTTTTGAAAGGCCACCATCCGATCCGGCCCCGGCCCGTTCACCGGCACTCCCGCCACCGTCACCCGGCCACTGGTGGCCAGGTTCAGCCCGGCAATCATGTTGAGCAGCGTCGATTTGCCGCAGCCGGAGTGGCCGATAATCGAGACGAATTCCCCCTCCTCGATCTGGAGGTTGACGCCTTTCAGTGCCTCGAAGCGCTCACCTTTTTTGCCGATAAAGCACTTGCCGGCGTTCTGAATTTCAAGAAAAGCCATAACAAAATTTCCCGGATGTGAAGTGGACGGTGGGCATTACTCGGAGGCCACCAGGAGCCGACCGGCGTACCAGACCAGCCGGTCGAGGGCAAAGCCCACCAGGCCGACGCACAATACGGCGAGGATGATGTCGGCCATGCGCGAGCTGTTGTAAGAATCCCAGATAAAAAAGCCGATGCCGACGCCGCCGGTGAGCATCTCCGCCGCCACGATCGCAAGCCAGGCGAGGCCGACGGCGATGCGCAGGCCCGTAAAGATGTAGGAGGCCGCCGAAGGCAGGAGAATCTGGAAAAAGTAGGTCGCCTTTGAGAGGTTGAGGACGCTTGCGACGTTGCGGTAGTCCTGGGGGGTGGAGCGCACGCCGACGGCAGTATTGATGATGATGGGCCAGATGGCGGTGATGAAGATGACGAAGATCGCGCTCGGATTGGCCTGGCTTAAAGCCGCCAGAGCGATCGGCAGCCAGGCCAAGGGCGGAATCGTGCGCAGCACCTGGAAAATTGGATCGAGGGCGAGCTGAAAGGGCCGCAGCGAGCCCATGAGAATCCCCAGGCTGACA harbors:
- a CDS encoding molybdopterin oxidoreductase family protein gives rise to the protein MPNNVVAKSLCPYCGVGCGLEITADNRVRGDRDHPSSQGMLCVKGATILESIDKDRLLYPMVRESLSEPFRRASWDEALGRIASRLQQVRLSTGPDAICMYGSGQFTTEDYYVAQKLLKGCLGSNHFDGNSRLCMSSAVAGYVQSLGSDGPPACYDDLERTDCAFLIGTNTAECHPIVFNRLLRHRRQNPSMRLVVVDPRATITAQAADLHLPLQPGTDIDLLNGIAHLLVGWGQLDEDFIAHHTTGFAAFAETIRHYPPEVVARRCGITIEQLEACARLWAASKRVLSLWSMGINQSIEGTAKVRALINLHLLTGQIGHPGSGPFSLTGQPNAMGGREAGGLSHLLPGYRFIADPAHREAVEKAWKLPTGSIAPQPGRTVWEMILALEAREVEFFWIAATNPAVSLPDLDRTRRALARSPFTVYQDCYYPTETAQFAHILLPATQWSEKTGTMTNSERRVTLSPAFQQPVGEARDDWQIFAEVGRRLGLVEQFAFDTPASVFAEFAALTAGRPCEMTGISHERLRQNGPLQWPLSSGSPPSTASSRLYTDHRFATPDGRARFAAVHARGLAEPPDPDYPFILTNGRLYGHWHTQTRTGRIEKLRRLHPAPFIEIHPRDATQLDIHDGDWLEVRSRRGTARFAARITAAIAPGVLFVPMHWGSLWADEAEANALTHSEADPDSSQPELKACAVQLVKVAASAVAAAKICAAE
- a CDS encoding nitrate ABC transporter ATP-binding protein (This model describes the ATP binding subunits of ATP-binding cassette (ABC) transporters for nitrate transport, or for bicarbonate transport, in bacteria and archaea.), encoding MAFLEIQNAGKCFIGKKGERFEALKGVNLQIEEGEFVSIIGHSGCGKSTLLNMIAGLNLATSGRVTVAGVPVNGPGPDRMVAFQNHSLLPWLTVRQNIALAVRAVHGERGAEEQKQIVEEHLQLVQLVAAADKKPGQISGGMRQRVGIARALATRPKVLLLDEPFGALDALTRGRLQEQLLKIWEAHRITVVMVTHDVEEALLLSDRIVMMSNGPAARVAEVMGVELPRPRSRMEVINNPHYYRQRNELLYFLSKAKKAAQGGIPRLQPATSASTSLEKTALSLGFVPLSDCVPFVVAQQKGFFAEQGLNVTLVREPGWKAIHEGLIEERLDAALAVTPMALGESLGSFRRAAVPLIAAMPLTRNGNAITLHRRYWEQGVRSREDFARLLAGTRRPVLGVVSAHSMHNLLLRHWLAGAGIDPDRDVELVVIPPPQMVANLRAGNIDGFCSGEPWNARAVHEGLGFVPATSLDLWSGHPEKSLILRQSWADAHPRTHLALTKALLEACRWAADASHREELIALVTAKAFVNADPIYASLGLSGSYDYGFGRTAHLEDFNLFEGASTNLSERLWILAQMARWGLVPFPVDWQRAIERVWCEDTYRQAAAELGIVLPEAGYQPLALPGDAILDPADPGAYLASFAISHPQLPAAV
- the ntrB gene encoding nitrate ABC transporter permease; this translates as MTTTNETMSAPASREADTPRPALPIQALLERSGVFVLPLVAVAIFLGIWQVLSAAGLTGTLPGPAQVVQDVQPLVVGFFDNGENDKGIFWQLAASLGRVAIGYSLAAVVGVSLGILMGSLRPFQLALDPIFQVLRTIPPLAWLPIALAALSQANPSAIFVIFITAIWPIIINTAVGVRSTPQDYRNVASVLNLSKATYFFQILLPSAASYIFTGLRIAVGLAWLAIVAAEMLTGGVGIGFFIWDSYNSSRMADIILAVLCVGLVGFALDRLVWYAGRLLVASE
- a CDS encoding ABC transporter ATP-binding protein, with translation MTQAFLELSFITKTFATTRGSFVALKDVALKVREGEFVAILGHSGCGKSTLLNIVAGLSDATEGGVILEGKHVDEPGPDRMMVFQNYALLPWLTAFENVYLGVKATRPSLSDTERRAIAQQHLELVGLAAKAAKKPQELSGGQKQRVAIARALATRPKVLLLDEPFGALDALTREEMQEEVLKIWEANRTTVLMVTHEIDEAILMADRIVMMTNGPAATIGEVFEVHFPRPRSRSDILEDPAYYTLRNQILAFLYDRFGDPVLAE